Proteins from a genomic interval of Medicago truncatula cultivar Jemalong A17 chromosome 3, MtrunA17r5.0-ANR, whole genome shotgun sequence:
- the LOC11434861 gene encoding PP2A regulatory subunit TAP46 isoform X1 encodes MGEMKMEDMPLPALFEQARKIHATATESGADQELVKKGCEALNKCENMVNRLGLFSANETKEDISTTDLKYILVPYYLAELTEKIAHDDRIPILKASQAKLKEFISFCEAMELVPKEELESYMQGVPKAVADQRAKKIARFKRQKAAESKLLEINERKERRGRSTKAAALSTPVEAGEEEQLDDDGEEEREAWNTSISLAICKAFDLLEMIKKEEEMLSAVKDRQSKEDGNQEFSKDIMDERAKKAEAWHRNAAVRAQYTKPSPPITCATFAQDVLEGRAQASQAHEHKHQPLIFGPQSLVNGSFTNERARMAAQVFQPSHRMPTMSIEEAGLKEMEIMNTWQENTARFIEEANSSWHNDRKFKPGEEEEDEDDDAAQDRARALDDWKDDNPRGAGNSKLTPCG; translated from the exons ATGGGTGAGATGAAGATGGAGGACATGCCGTTACCGGCGCTGTTTGAACAAGCAAGGAAGATCCACGCAACCGCCACTGAGTCCGGTGCTGACCAA GAGCTTGTGAAAAAGGGATGTGAGGCTCTGAATAAATGCGAAAACATGGTTAATAGGCTTGGTTTGTTCTCTGCTAATGAAACCAAAGAGGATATCAGCACAACCGATCTCAAGTACATCCTG GTGCCATACTATCTTGCTGAGTTGACCGAGAAAATAGCACATGATGACAGGATACCGATTCTAAAGGCTTCCCAGGCAAAACTGAAG gaatttatCTCATTTTGTGAGGCGATGGAGCTGGTCCCAAAAGAGGAGTTAGAATCTTATATGCAAGGGGTACCAAAAGCTGTTGCTGATCAGAGGGCCAAAAAG ATAGCTAGATTTAAACGACAAAAAGCTGCAGAATCGAAGTTGTTAGAAATAAACGAGCGGAAGGAACGGCGTGGACGTTCTACTAAAGCAGCTGCCCTGTCCACCCCTGTTGAGGCAGGAGAGGAAGAACAATTGGATGATGacggagaagaagaaagagag GCTTGGAATACTAGCATATCTTTGGCAATCTGTAAG GCATTTGATCTTCTGGAAATGATTAAGAAAGAGGAGGAGATGCTTTCTGCTGTAAAGGATAGACAATCCAAGGAG GATGGGAATCAGGAATTTTCTAAGGATATTATGGATGAACGTGCCAAAAAAGCAGAAGCTTGGCATCGCAATGCTGCAGTTCGTGCACAGTATACGAAGCCATCTCCACCAATCACATGTGCTACCTTCGCTCAAGATGTTCTGGAAGGAAGAGCACAAGCCTCACAAGCACACGAACACAAACACCAACCACTGATATTTGGGCCACAAAGTCTTGTGAATGGAAGTTTTACAAATGAGAGAGCAAGAATGGCAGCTCAGGTCTTCCAACCCAGTCATAG GATGCCCACTATGAGCATTGAGGAAGCAGGACTAAAAGAAATGGAAATTATGAATACATGGCAAGAGAACACTGCCAGATTCATTGAAGAAGCCAATTCATCTTGGCACAATGATAGGAAGTTTAAGCCAGGTGAAGAGGAGGAGGATGAAGACGATGATGCTGCACAGGATAGAGCCAGAGCTTTGGATGATTGGAAGGATGATAATCCGCGGGGTGCAGGAAATTCGAAGCTTACCCCTTGTGGATAA
- the LOC11434861 gene encoding PP2A regulatory subunit TAP46 isoform X2 has translation MGEMKMEDMPLPALFEQARKIHATATESGADQELVKKGCEALNKCENMVNRLGLFSANETKEDISTTDLKYILVPYYLAELTEKIAHDDRIPILKASQAKLKEFISFCEAMELVPKEELESYMQGVPKAVADQRAKKIARFKRQKAAESKLLEINERKERRGRSTKAAALSTPVEAGEEEQLDDDGEEEREAWNTSISLAICKAFDLLEMIKKEEEMLSAVKDRQSKDGNQEFSKDIMDERAKKAEAWHRNAAVRAQYTKPSPPITCATFAQDVLEGRAQASQAHEHKHQPLIFGPQSLVNGSFTNERARMAAQVFQPSHRMPTMSIEEAGLKEMEIMNTWQENTARFIEEANSSWHNDRKFKPGEEEEDEDDDAAQDRARALDDWKDDNPRGAGNSKLTPCG, from the exons ATGGGTGAGATGAAGATGGAGGACATGCCGTTACCGGCGCTGTTTGAACAAGCAAGGAAGATCCACGCAACCGCCACTGAGTCCGGTGCTGACCAA GAGCTTGTGAAAAAGGGATGTGAGGCTCTGAATAAATGCGAAAACATGGTTAATAGGCTTGGTTTGTTCTCTGCTAATGAAACCAAAGAGGATATCAGCACAACCGATCTCAAGTACATCCTG GTGCCATACTATCTTGCTGAGTTGACCGAGAAAATAGCACATGATGACAGGATACCGATTCTAAAGGCTTCCCAGGCAAAACTGAAG gaatttatCTCATTTTGTGAGGCGATGGAGCTGGTCCCAAAAGAGGAGTTAGAATCTTATATGCAAGGGGTACCAAAAGCTGTTGCTGATCAGAGGGCCAAAAAG ATAGCTAGATTTAAACGACAAAAAGCTGCAGAATCGAAGTTGTTAGAAATAAACGAGCGGAAGGAACGGCGTGGACGTTCTACTAAAGCAGCTGCCCTGTCCACCCCTGTTGAGGCAGGAGAGGAAGAACAATTGGATGATGacggagaagaagaaagagag GCTTGGAATACTAGCATATCTTTGGCAATCTGTAAG GCATTTGATCTTCTGGAAATGATTAAGAAAGAGGAGGAGATGCTTTCTGCTGTAAAGGATAGACAATCCAAG GATGGGAATCAGGAATTTTCTAAGGATATTATGGATGAACGTGCCAAAAAAGCAGAAGCTTGGCATCGCAATGCTGCAGTTCGTGCACAGTATACGAAGCCATCTCCACCAATCACATGTGCTACCTTCGCTCAAGATGTTCTGGAAGGAAGAGCACAAGCCTCACAAGCACACGAACACAAACACCAACCACTGATATTTGGGCCACAAAGTCTTGTGAATGGAAGTTTTACAAATGAGAGAGCAAGAATGGCAGCTCAGGTCTTCCAACCCAGTCATAG GATGCCCACTATGAGCATTGAGGAAGCAGGACTAAAAGAAATGGAAATTATGAATACATGGCAAGAGAACACTGCCAGATTCATTGAAGAAGCCAATTCATCTTGGCACAATGATAGGAAGTTTAAGCCAGGTGAAGAGGAGGAGGATGAAGACGATGATGCTGCACAGGATAGAGCCAGAGCTTTGGATGATTGGAAGGATGATAATCCGCGGGGTGCAGGAAATTCGAAGCTTACCCCTTGTGGATAA